A region from the Gossypium hirsutum isolate 1008001.06 chromosome A08, Gossypium_hirsutum_v2.1, whole genome shotgun sequence genome encodes:
- the LOC107938973 gene encoding BTB/POZ domain-containing protein At5g48800: protein MDKHQQQQQLFLAKSTRQRCNEWIFRDVPSDITIEVNGVAFALHKFPLVSRSGRIQKLVAEHRDSDMLRVELVNVPGGAESFELAAKFCYGINFEITSFNVAQLYCVSDYLEMTEEFSKDNLGSRTEEYLEIVVCKNLEMCVEVLQQCESLLPLADELKIISRCIDAIASKACAEQIASSFSRLEYSSSGRLHMNRQTKCEGDWWIEDLSVIQIDLYQRLITAMKCRGVRPESIGASLVNFAQKELTKKCSLWNPSGLTKVDLGSTDHEQLVVEAIIGLLPVEKLAVPISFLFGLLRSAVMLDCSISCRLDLERRIGSMLDIATLDDILIPSFRHSGDGTLFDVDTVQRILVNFSQQDDSEGDMDDESVFESDSPRSPSQTALFKVAILVDNYLAEIAPDANLKLPKFLGIAETLPEHARTIHDGLYRAIDIYLKAHPGLLDEDRKRLCKLIDFQKLSQEAGAHAAQNERLPIQSIVQVLYFEQLRLRNALCCSYPDDDHKPAVHHQSWRISSGALSAAMSPRDNYASLRRENRELKLELTRMRMRLNDLEKEHVCMKRDMVKSRSRRFMRSFSKKIGKLSLFGRSSSRGSSSPSRQSYRTDSKVIERTCASTD from the exons ATGGACAAACACCAGCAACAGCAACAGCTGTTCTTAGCAAAGAGCACAAGACAGCGTTGTAATGAATG GATTTTTCGAGATGTTCCAAGTGATATCACAATAGAAGTAAATGGTGTAGCTTTTGCTCTACACAAG TTTCCTCTTGTTTCTCGAAGTGGGAGAATTCAGAAACTAGTTGCAGAGCATAGGGATTCCGATATGTTAAGAGTGGAGCTTGTTAACGTACCTGGAGGTGCCGAGTCGTTCGAGTTGGCTGCAAAGTTCTGTTATGGCATTAACTTTGAGATTACATCTTTCAATGTGGCTCAGCTTTATTGCGTTTCCGATTACCTCGAGATGACTGAGGAGTTTTCGAAGGATAATCTCGGGTCTCGTACTGAAGAGTATCTCGAGATTGTTGTTTGCAAGAACTTGGAGATGTGTGTTGAGGTTTTGCAGCAATGTGAGAGTCTGCTTCCTCTTGCGGATGAGTTGAAAATCATTAGCCGTTGCATTGATGCGATTGCCTCGAAAGCTTGTGCGGAGCAGATTGCATCGAGCTTCTCACGATTAGAGTATAGCAGTTCGGGTAGGCTTCATATGAACAGGCAAACAAAATGTGAGGGAGATTGGTGGATAGAAGATCTTTCTGTTATTCAGATTGATTTGTATCAAAGACTCATTACGGCCATGAAATGTCGCGGTGTCCGTCCTGAAAGTATTGGTGCCTCCCTTGTGAATTTCGCTCAGAAGGAGCTGACGAAGAAATGCAGTTTGTGGAATCCATCGGGCCTTACGAAAGTTGATTTGGGTTCAACCGATCATGAACAGCTTGTGGTCGAGGCAATCATTGGCCTTTTACCTGTTGAGAAACTTGCTGTGCCTATCAGTTTCCTTTTCGGACTCCTCCGAAGTGCAGTGATGCTTGATTGCTCGATTTCTTGTAGGCTTGATCTAgaacggaggatcggatctatgTTGGATATCGCAACTCTTGATGATATCTTGATCCCGTCTTTTCGACATTCAGGAGATGGGACCTTATTTGATGTCGATACAGTTCAAAGGATATTAGTAAACTTTTCCCAGCAAGATGACAGTGAAGGTGATATGGATGATGAGTCGGTTTTCGAATCTGATAGTCCTCGATCACCATCCCAAACTGCACTGTTCAAAGTTGCAATACTAGTTGATAATTACTTAGCCGAAATTGCTCCTGATGCAAATCTCAAGCTTCCAAAGTTCTTGGGAATCGCAGAGACTTTACCAGAACACGCTCGTACTATCCACGACGGGCTATATCGAGCCATTGATATTTATCTAAAA GCTCATCCGGGTTTACTAGATGAAGACCGGAAGAGACTCTGCAAGCTGATTGATTTCCAAAAGCTCTCACAAGAAGCCGGTGCACATGCCGCACAGAATGAACGACTTCCGATCCAATCGATAGTCCAAGTTCTTTATTTCGAGCAATTAAGGCTAAGAAATGCTTTGTGCTGCTCTTATCCTGACGATGATCACAAGCCGGCAGTGCATCACCAGTCCTGGCGGATCAGCAGCGGTGCACTCAGTGCAGCAATGTCCCCAAGAGACAACTATGCATCTCTGAGGCGAGAAAACCGGGAGTTAAAACTTGAGCTTACTCGAATGCGGATGAGATTAAATGATCTAGAGAAAGAACATGTTTGCATGAAGAGGGATATGGTGAAGTCTCGGTCTCGTAGATTCATGAGGTCTTTCTCAAAGAAAATCGGTAAACTAAGCTTGTTTGGACGTAGTTCTTCGAGAGGATCAAGTTCCCCTTCAAGGCAATCATATAGAACTGATTCTAAGGTGATTGAGAGAACATGTGCAAGCACTGATTAG